A DNA window from Macadamia integrifolia cultivar HAES 741 chromosome 4, SCU_Mint_v3, whole genome shotgun sequence contains the following coding sequences:
- the LOC122077103 gene encoding uncharacterized protein LOC122077103 isoform X2, which yields MEETTTSRTSTTTSYSSTSVHVTALDGLVNVNSLFTIAVFVGLSLTTPGQRSLENKGACDAGLDVARKLLAFEVVSFSFFLFSSLVAQGLKLALNLLNSKDVDDAFRAHINLKVLRFGMLGSAFGSVMGCVFLVLSMVSVIQIRLGLLSCGSKYAVDSVAVLVTLVSTALLVYISTAVYAFTH from the exons ATGGAAGA AACCACAACATCCAGAACCTCAACAACAACGTCTTACTCCTCAACAAGCGTCCATGTCACAGCTCTAGATGGCCTTGTAAACGTGAACTCACTCTTCACCATAGCAGTCTTCGTGGGTTTATCACTAACCACACCAGGCCAACGAAGCCTTGAAAACAAAGGAGCGTGTGATGCAGGCCTTGACGTTGCAAGAAAACTCTTAGCCTTCGAAGTTGTCTCCTTcagtttctttctcttctcaagcCTGGTGGCTCAGGGATTGAAGTTAGCCCTTAATCTTCTTAACAGTAAAGATGTGGATGATGCATTTAGGGCTCATATAAATCTGAAGGTTCTGAGATTTGGAATGTTGGGATCTGCTTTTGGGTCTGTGATGGGTTGTGTGTTCTTGGTGTTATCAATGGTGAGTGTGATTCAGATCAGATTGGGATTGCTTTCTTGTGGTAGTAAGTATGCTGTTGATTCAGTAGCTGTGCTTGTTACACTGGTATCTACTGCTCTCTTGGTGTATATTTCTACAGCTGTTTATGCTTTCACACACTAG
- the LOC122077103 gene encoding uncharacterized protein LOC122077103 isoform X1, translating to MEDSETYSKTYRTTTSRTSTTTSYSSTSVHVTALDGLVNVNSLFTIAVFVGLSLTTPGQRSLENKGACDAGLDVARKLLAFEVVSFSFFLFSSLVAQGLKLALNLLNSKDVDDAFRAHINLKVLRFGMLGSAFGSVMGCVFLVLSMVSVIQIRLGLLSCGSKYAVDSVAVLVTLVSTALLVYISTAVYAFTH from the exons ATGGAAGA TTCTGAGACATACTCAAAAACATACAGAACCACAACATCCAGAACCTCAACAACAACGTCTTACTCCTCAACAAGCGTCCATGTCACAGCTCTAGATGGCCTTGTAAACGTGAACTCACTCTTCACCATAGCAGTCTTCGTGGGTTTATCACTAACCACACCAGGCCAACGAAGCCTTGAAAACAAAGGAGCGTGTGATGCAGGCCTTGACGTTGCAAGAAAACTCTTAGCCTTCGAAGTTGTCTCCTTcagtttctttctcttctcaagcCTGGTGGCTCAGGGATTGAAGTTAGCCCTTAATCTTCTTAACAGTAAAGATGTGGATGATGCATTTAGGGCTCATATAAATCTGAAGGTTCTGAGATTTGGAATGTTGGGATCTGCTTTTGGGTCTGTGATGGGTTGTGTGTTCTTGGTGTTATCAATGGTGAGTGTGATTCAGATCAGATTGGGATTGCTTTCTTGTGGTAGTAAGTATGCTGTTGATTCAGTAGCTGTGCTTGTTACACTGGTATCTACTGCTCTCTTGGTGTATATTTCTACAGCTGTTTATGCTTTCACACACTAG